GAGCGAGGAGATGGCAACGCAGCTGGAGCACATCGCCGACGTGATCCGCTCCAATCAGGGTGTTTTGCAGATCCTGCCGGAAACGACGGTGGCCTACCCGTTGATGATGGGGATGATCCGGGTCATGACCTTCCCGGACGCGCCACCGGTGGTGTACACGGAGGGTCTGCACAGTGGCCAAGTGATCGACTATCCAGCCCTCGTGAAGGACTACCGCAGGTCGTACGATCTGCTCAGGGCCGCGGCGCTGCCGCCGGATACGTCCCTGGACATGATCGAGCAAGCGGCGGAGGACCACAGAAATGGCAAGCACAGGGCCTGACTTGAGCATCGCCCTCTGGCGCGCGAGCAGCTACAGCAACAGCAGCGGGGGCGAATGCGTCGAGGTCCGCGATGATCTCCCCGGTGTCGTCCCCGTCCGGGACTCCAAGGTCCCGGACGGGTCGGCGCTCCTCATCCCCGCCGGCGCCTGGACGCCCTTCGTGGACTGGACCCGCACTGCCTAGCCGTCCACCTCGGAGGATCACCGAAATGGCAAGCGCAGGGCCTGATTTGAGCATCGCCCTCTGGCGCAAGAGCAGCTACAGCAACGGCACCGGTGGTGACTGCGTCGAGGTCCGCGACGATCTCCCCGGCCTCGTCCCCGTGCGGGATTCCAAGGTCCCGCACTGTCCGGCGCTGTTCATCCCCGCTCCGGCGTGGGTGTCCTTCGTCGACTGGGCCGGTACTGCCTAGCCGTCCACCTTGGAGGATCACGGAAATGGCAAGCACAGGGCCTGACTTGAGCACCGCCGCCTGGCGTAGGAGCAGTTACAGCAACAGCAGCGGCGGTGACTGCGTCGAGGTCCGCGACGATCTCCCCGGTGTGGTCCCCGTCCGGGACTCCAAGGCCCCGGACGGACCGGCGCTCCTCATCCCCGCTCCCGCGTGGGCGCCCTTCGTCGACTGGGCCGGGACTGTCTAGGACGGGTGTCAGTCCCGCGGTGCGACGCGGATACGGTTCCCGTCGGGATCGGCTGCGACGAAGGTCAGTCCGAAGCCCGCGTCGTGAGGCTCACGGAGGATCGTGACGCCCTTGGCCTGCCACTGCTTGAAGATCGCGTCGATCTCGTCGGGTCCGCTGTTGATGGCCAGGCACACCTCACTGGTGCGGGGGACGTCCGGGGACAGATCCTCGAACTGGCCGGACCACAGGGCGAGGTCGGCGCCCGGCCCGAGGTCGAAGGTGATGTATCCCGGCGTCTCGAACGAGGGGCTCAGGCCGAGCAGGTCGCCGTAGAAGCG
The nucleotide sequence above comes from Streptomyces sp. N50. Encoded proteins:
- a CDS encoding DUF397 domain-containing protein; translated protein: MSIALWRASSYSNSSGGECVEVRDDLPGVVPVRDSKVPDGSALLIPAGAWTPFVDWTRTA
- a CDS encoding DUF397 domain-containing protein, giving the protein MASAGPDLSIALWRKSSYSNGTGGDCVEVRDDLPGLVPVRDSKVPHCPALFIPAPAWVSFVDWAGTA
- a CDS encoding DUF397 domain-containing protein, which gives rise to MASTGPDLSTAAWRRSSYSNSSGGDCVEVRDDLPGVVPVRDSKAPDGPALLIPAPAWAPFVDWAGTV
- a CDS encoding VOC family protein, coding for MTASVVSIVYVNDAPAAARFYGDLLGLSPSFETPGYITFDLGPGADLALWSGQFEDLSPDVPRTSEVCLAINSGPDEIDAIFKQWQAKGVTILREPHDAGFGLTFVAADPDGNRIRVAPRD